From the Psychrilyobacter piezotolerans genome, one window contains:
- the deoC gene encoding deoxyribose-phosphate aldolase codes for MEINKYIDHTVLKATTTEADIIKLCKEAREYNFFSVCVNGSYVPLAKKELEGSDVKIAAVIGFPLGAMSKDAKVFETKKCIEDGADEIDMVLNVGFLKDGKFDEVETEIREIKEAMGTHVLKVIHENCYLTDAEKRKACELSVSAGADFVKTSTGFGTGGSTFEDVALMKEVVGDKAQIKAAGGVRDIETAMRYIEMGVTRLGTSSGVSLVSTGKAKEGEY; via the coding sequence ATGGAAATAAACAAGTATATAGACCATACAGTGTTAAAGGCAACGACTACAGAGGCAGATATAATCAAATTATGTAAGGAAGCCCGTGAATATAACTTTTTTTCAGTATGTGTAAATGGATCGTATGTACCTTTAGCTAAGAAAGAGTTAGAGGGATCGGATGTAAAAATTGCAGCAGTAATAGGATTCCCTTTGGGAGCTATGTCTAAAGACGCAAAGGTGTTCGAAACTAAAAAATGTATCGAAGACGGGGCAGATGAGATCGACATGGTACTCAATGTTGGATTCTTAAAAGATGGTAAATTTGATGAGGTGGAAACTGAGATCAGAGAGATAAAGGAAGCTATGGGAACTCATGTATTAAAAGTTATCCATGAAAACTGCTACCTGACAGATGCAGAAAAAAGAAAAGCTTGTGAGCTCTCTGTCAGTGCAGGAGCAGACTTTGTAAAAACTTCTACAGGATTTGGAACAGGGGGATCTACATTTGAAGACGTAGCTCTTATGAAGGAAGTAGTAGGGGATAAAGCTCAGATAAAGGCCGCTGGAGGAGTAAGAGATATAGAGACTGCCATGAGATATATTGAGATGGGAGTAACTAGATTAGGGACATCTTCTGGTGTCAGCTTAGTGAGTACAGGAAAAGCCAAAGAAGGGGAATACTAA
- a CDS encoding Crp/Fnr family transcriptional regulator, giving the protein MKIINSPNLLKKYIELYNISSIFSNNLEKYMSLYQFKKNEHLFTSSEKVNYFYLLVAGGTKIVLNLENGKSLLIDYSKPLEMLGEMEIINNPYSKYDIIATEDTTVIGISMSVFSKLIADDPIFWKYLYSSTLNKLQATVNSNIISSSYSFEHVLANYLINHAVEKGDEILIESTSFNDLSQLLGTSYRHLNRVLKKFIEQGLIKKDKRRIVITDYEKLSEYYIELY; this is encoded by the coding sequence ATGAAAATCATCAATAGTCCCAATTTATTAAAAAAATATATTGAATTGTACAATATCAGCTCCATTTTTTCAAATAACCTTGAAAAATATATGTCCCTCTACCAATTTAAAAAAAATGAACATCTTTTTACCTCCTCTGAAAAGGTAAATTATTTCTACCTATTGGTTGCCGGGGGAACGAAAATCGTTTTAAATTTGGAGAATGGAAAATCCCTCCTAATTGATTACAGTAAACCCTTGGAGATGTTAGGAGAGATGGAAATAATAAACAACCCATATTCAAAATACGATATTATTGCTACTGAGGACACTACTGTAATAGGTATCAGTATGAGTGTTTTTTCAAAATTAATTGCCGATGATCCAATATTCTGGAAATACCTGTATAGCTCTACCCTAAATAAATTACAGGCTACAGTTAATTCCAATATTATCTCCTCCTCCTATAGTTTTGAGCATGTTTTAGCCAACTATCTCATCAACCATGCTGTGGAAAAAGGAGATGAAATCTTGATAGAATCTACCAGTTTTAACGACCTGTCCCAACTTTTAGGTACCAGTTACAGGCACCTCAACAGAGTCTTGAAAAAATTCATCGAGCAGGGGCTGATAAAAAAAGACAAGAGAAGGATAGTTATCACAGATTATGAAAAATTAAGCGAGTATTATATAGAACTATATTAA
- a CDS encoding HD domain-containing protein, translating into MNRKLIIEKTKEFVKKKLEGEGSGHDWWHIVRVYNNALDIAKKEKELYEGKIDIFVVELGALLHDIADHKFGHTDEDRREIISEFLMELEVEKKIIDHVVYVANNISFKGGKNKHKMETVEGEIVQDADRLDAIGAIGIGRTFAYGGYKKRVMYDPDCNLHIKDKGDTISHFYEKLLLLKDRMNTKTGYKKAQNRHRVMEEFLENFHSEWNGEK; encoded by the coding sequence ATGAATCGAAAATTAATCATAGAAAAAACTAAAGAATTTGTAAAGAAAAAATTAGAAGGGGAAGGATCGGGCCATGATTGGTGGCATATTGTAAGAGTTTACAACAATGCACTGGATATAGCTAAGAAGGAGAAGGAACTTTATGAGGGTAAGATAGATATCTTTGTGGTGGAGTTAGGGGCTCTCCTGCATGATATAGCAGATCATAAATTCGGGCACACCGATGAGGACAGAAGAGAGATCATAAGTGAATTTTTAATGGAGTTAGAAGTGGAAAAAAAAATAATAGATCATGTAGTTTATGTAGCCAACAATATCTCCTTTAAGGGGGGGAAAAATAAACACAAGATGGAAACTGTCGAGGGCGAGATAGTGCAGGATGCAGACAGGTTAGATGCCATAGGAGCCATAGGGATAGGCAGAACTTTTGCATATGGCGGATATAAAAAAAGAGTTATGTATGACCCGGATTGTAACCTCCATATAAAAGATAAGGGGGATACAATAAGTCATTTTTATGAAAAACTGCTCCTGTTAAAAGACAGGATGAATACTAAAACAGGATATAAAAAAGCCCAGAATAGGCACAGGGTAATGGAAGAATTTTTGGAAAATTTTCACTCAGAGTGGAATGGGGAAAAATAA
- a CDS encoding DUF6693 family protein, producing MGKIKCNLTFGESLLFLLGWFLLLIITFGLAAPFFILSFSKYLINRSILVENGIERRMSSNLNVGGDCVYLVLWTIFSIITFGIAGIFFIFSLGKRVTNSIEIA from the coding sequence GTGGGGAAAATAAAATGTAATTTAACGTTTGGAGAAAGTTTGTTGTTTTTATTGGGGTGGTTTTTATTACTGATTATAACTTTTGGATTAGCAGCACCATTTTTTATTTTGAGTTTTTCAAAATATTTAATTAATAGAAGTATACTGGTAGAAAACGGTATCGAAAGACGAATGAGTTCTAATCTAAATGTAGGAGGAGATTGTGTATATCTCGTGTTATGGACAATATTTAGTATAATAACATTTGGAATAGCAGGTATATTCTTCATATTCAGCTTAGGAAAACGTGTTACGAATAGTATAGAAATAGCATAA
- a CDS encoding thymidine phosphorylase has protein sequence MRIVDIIQKKREKEILTDEEIRFLLENYQAGEVPDYQIASFLMAVYFNGMTTEELKVFTGTMIDSGETIDFPGVEKFLIDKHSTGGVGDKTTIALAPIFGALGMGTAKLSGKGLGHTGGTIDKFESIKGFKFSNSKEELIKIVNETGTGLMGQADTIVPLDKKLYALRDVTATVSSIPLIASSIMSKKLAVHADAIILDVKVGSGAFMKDLTEARKLAQTMYDLGKAFDRNIVCMLTNMDEPLGNAVGNSLEIVEAVETLKGNGPEDFTYLVEVLGAQALILKGDVKTLEEGIGRVKEVIENGEALKMLKKFIKGSGGNPDICDDYSLLNIAAETFEFNVDERGYIKHIDAEKIGKAAMMLGAGRATKDDIIDHSVGLIMHKKVGDQFEAGEALLTLYHQNNMRDEILETLRGAFVFSEEKVEKIPTILDMIG, from the coding sequence ATGAGAATAGTTGACATTATCCAAAAGAAAAGGGAAAAAGAAATTTTAACCGATGAGGAGATAAGATTTTTATTGGAAAATTACCAGGCAGGAGAAGTACCTGATTATCAAATTGCATCTTTTTTAATGGCTGTTTATTTTAATGGGATGACTACAGAGGAATTGAAAGTATTCACGGGAACTATGATAGATTCAGGAGAAACAATAGATTTTCCTGGCGTGGAGAAGTTTTTGATAGATAAACATTCTACAGGAGGGGTAGGAGATAAGACAACTATCGCCTTAGCTCCTATATTTGGTGCCCTGGGAATGGGAACGGCAAAATTATCCGGTAAAGGACTGGGTCACACTGGTGGAACTATAGATAAATTTGAGTCGATCAAAGGGTTTAAATTCAGCAATTCAAAAGAAGAATTGATAAAAATAGTAAATGAAACAGGAACGGGACTCATGGGGCAGGCAGATACAATAGTTCCTTTGGATAAAAAACTTTATGCACTCAGGGATGTTACAGCTACTGTATCAAGTATTCCGCTTATTGCCAGTTCTATAATGAGTAAAAAATTGGCAGTTCATGCAGATGCAATAATTTTAGATGTAAAGGTAGGATCCGGGGCATTTATGAAGGACCTGACTGAAGCACGTAAATTAGCCCAGACAATGTATGACCTGGGGAAGGCATTTGACAGGAATATTGTATGCATGCTGACTAATATGGATGAACCATTGGGGAATGCTGTGGGGAACTCACTTGAAATAGTGGAAGCTGTGGAAACTTTAAAGGGGAATGGACCTGAGGACTTCACTTATCTGGTGGAAGTATTGGGAGCACAGGCACTTATCTTAAAAGGTGATGTAAAAACATTGGAAGAGGGGATCGGAAGGGTAAAAGAAGTTATAGAAAATGGAGAAGCTCTTAAGATGCTGAAAAAATTCATAAAAGGCAGCGGTGGAAATCCTGATATCTGTGACGACTATTCACTGCTTAATATAGCTGCTGAAACTTTTGAATTCAATGTGGATGAAAGGGGATATATAAAACATATTGATGCTGAAAAAATAGGTAAGGCTGCTATGATGCTTGGAGCTGGAAGGGCTACAAAGGATGATATAATCGATCATTCAGTTGGACTGATAATGCATAAGAAGGTAGGAGACCAGTTTGAGGCAGGAGAAGCTCTGTTAACTCTATACCATCAAAATAACATGAGAGATGAGATCTTAGAAACTTTAAGGGGTGCCTTTGTATTCTCTGAGGAAAAAGTAGAAAAAATACCAACAATATTAGATATGATAGGATAA
- a CDS encoding PGN_0703 family putative restriction endonuclease encodes MKSGEFNKKVKNHLGEFSTKLNLGVTSIQEEKLKEFIIYNGEKYDYILSDKLCVGFNDNKYSEIVYFDTYRKEILELIKSEKIKLHNFQKHLNSSQSMAINFFLPIKIEKNEKDMCEFIFGIKDIVSLKLEVSMNDSGGGESQTEVDCLLTENKGIQHLFEIKYTENSFGKVKNESKYESKWFGIPNEKHNLNMTNTKVQYDKVIELFNEDTVDYEFFLKNYQLVRNLYNTFFELKNNVIVKKENIGTMNCIISKRNDTQYKEFIKFRKNIKIEYFNKINLYYWEDVNQSILKISEKYQNKKLKDHYERFQKIYLDFK; translated from the coding sequence ATGAAATCCGGTGAATTTAATAAAAAAGTTAAAAATCATTTAGGTGAATTTAGCACGAAATTAAATTTAGGTGTAACTTCAATACAGGAAGAAAAATTAAAAGAATTTATAATTTATAATGGGGAAAAATATGATTATATATTATCGGATAAGCTGTGTGTGGGTTTTAATGATAATAAATATAGTGAAATTGTTTATTTTGACACCTATAGAAAAGAAATTTTAGAATTGATAAAAAGTGAAAAAATAAAACTACACAATTTTCAAAAACATTTAAATTCATCTCAAAGTATGGCTATAAACTTTTTTTTACCAATTAAAATAGAAAAAAACGAAAAAGACATGTGTGAATTTATTTTTGGGATTAAAGATATAGTAAGTCTAAAACTAGAAGTTTCTATGAATGATTCTGGAGGTGGAGAAAGCCAAACAGAAGTAGATTGTCTTTTAACGGAAAATAAAGGGATACAGCATTTATTTGAGATAAAATATACAGAAAATAGTTTTGGAAAAGTAAAGAATGAATCAAAATATGAATCAAAATGGTTTGGAATTCCTAATGAGAAGCATAACTTAAATATGACTAATACAAAAGTTCAATACGATAAAGTGATTGAATTATTTAATGAAGATACTGTTGATTATGAGTTTTTTTTAAAAAATTATCAGTTGGTTAGAAATTTATATAATACATTTTTTGAATTAAAAAACAATGTGATAGTTAAAAAAGAAAATATAGGAACTATGAATTGTATTATTTCAAAAAGAAATGATACTCAATACAAAGAATTCATAAAATTTAGAAAAAATATAAAAATAGAATATTTTAATAAAATCAATCTGTATTATTGGGAGGATGTCAATCAAAGTATCTTGAAAATATCAGAAAAATACCAGAATAAAAAGTTAAAAGATCATTATGAAAGATTTCAAAAAATCTATTTGGATTTCAAATAA
- a CDS encoding phospho-sugar mutase, producing the protein MKDYMKEYEVWLNSPYIDREDREELASIKGDEKEIEERFYTELAFGTGGLRGVRGNGINRMNKYMIRKATQGFANYLLEVDAEAVRKKGVVIAYDCRIGSVEYSLNTALVLAANGIPAYLFESLRSTPELSFAVRELGTQAGVVVTASHNPVEYNGYKVYWNDGAQCVEPHASGIVNGVKNVKDLGEIKLISEEEAKSRGLLIIVGKDLDDKYMEAVKKEQIITDIPNKADYKIVYTPLHGTGRVPVQRVLDECGFKSVYTVSSQEMPDGTFPTVGYANPEDPAVFKLGIELADEKGSSIVMANDPDADRLGIAVKDKKGDWSYPNGNQVGLLLMEYILEFKKDIPSNGAVISTVVSTPMLDAVAKAHGVKMYRTLTGFKFIGEKIKQFEDGVLDGSYVFGFEESYGYLIGTHARDKDAIVTTMILSEMAAYYESIGTDIPAELDKMYEKYGWYKEGITAITMSGKDGAEQITNIMKTLRENTPAQLLGQDIVTVRDFELQTECDKTACTEVKLDLPKSNVLQFVLADGTYITARPSGTEPKIKYYFAVKSDSKAEVEKKLDRSMVEFKEFVEGL; encoded by the coding sequence ATGAAAGATTATATGAAGGAATATGAAGTGTGGTTAAATTCACCATATATAGATAGAGAGGACAGGGAAGAATTAGCTTCTATAAAGGGAGATGAAAAGGAGATAGAGGAAAGGTTCTATACTGAATTAGCATTTGGTACAGGGGGATTGAGGGGAGTCAGGGGAAACGGAATCAATAGAATGAATAAATATATGATAAGGAAAGCGACTCAAGGATTTGCAAACTACCTGTTAGAAGTAGATGCAGAAGCTGTAAGAAAAAAAGGTGTTGTAATAGCTTATGACTGCAGGATAGGATCGGTAGAATATTCATTGAATACAGCTTTGGTATTAGCTGCCAATGGAATTCCTGCATATTTATTTGAATCACTTCGATCTACTCCGGAATTATCATTTGCAGTGAGAGAATTGGGAACCCAGGCAGGTGTAGTAGTAACTGCATCCCATAATCCGGTAGAATACAATGGATATAAAGTTTATTGGAATGACGGAGCTCAATGTGTAGAACCTCATGCCAGCGGGATAGTAAATGGTGTTAAAAATGTCAAAGATTTAGGAGAGATTAAACTTATCTCTGAAGAGGAAGCTAAATCCCGTGGATTATTGATCATAGTAGGAAAAGATTTAGATGATAAATATATGGAGGCTGTAAAGAAGGAACAGATTATAACAGATATTCCAAATAAAGCAGATTATAAGATAGTATATACCCCGCTCCATGGAACAGGGAGGGTGCCTGTACAAAGAGTATTGGATGAATGTGGATTTAAATCTGTGTACACAGTATCCAGTCAGGAGATGCCAGATGGAACATTTCCTACAGTGGGGTATGCAAACCCTGAGGATCCGGCAGTGTTTAAATTAGGAATTGAGTTAGCAGATGAAAAAGGTTCATCCATTGTTATGGCAAATGATCCAGATGCAGACAGACTGGGAATAGCAGTAAAGGATAAAAAAGGTGATTGGTCATATCCAAATGGAAACCAGGTAGGGTTATTGTTGATGGAATATATCTTGGAATTTAAAAAGGATATCCCTTCCAATGGTGCAGTAATTTCCACAGTGGTTTCTACTCCTATGCTTGATGCAGTGGCAAAAGCTCATGGGGTAAAGATGTATAGAACATTGACGGGGTTTAAATTCATAGGGGAAAAAATAAAGCAATTCGAAGATGGGGTCTTAGACGGAAGTTATGTCTTTGGATTTGAAGAATCTTATGGATACCTGATAGGTACCCATGCCAGAGATAAAGATGCCATTGTGACTACTATGATCTTATCCGAGATGGCAGCTTATTATGAGTCTATTGGAACAGATATTCCGGCAGAATTAGATAAGATGTACGAAAAATATGGCTGGTATAAAGAGGGAATCACTGCAATAACTATGAGTGGAAAAGATGGAGCAGAACAAATCACCAATATCATGAAAACTCTAAGAGAAAATACTCCTGCACAACTATTGGGGCAGGACATAGTCACAGTAAGAGATTTTGAATTACAGACAGAGTGCGATAAGACGGCTTGTACAGAGGTTAAATTAGACCTGCCGAAATCCAATGTGCTTCAATTTGTTTTAGCTGACGGAACATATATCACAGCCAGGCCATCTGGAACTGAGCCGAAAATAAAATATTATTTCGCTGTAAAATCAGACAGCAAGGCAGAGGTGGAAAAGAAACTAGACAGATCTATGGTGGAATTCAAAGAATTTGTAGAGGGATTATAG
- a CDS encoding MarR family transcriptional regulator yields MKKIIEELIFEKISEFLEKAEVYNHMSNKNKSWDLSLSEIHCIDNIEKLESPNVTLLANTMKMTRGGITKITRKLIKKEFITSFKEEGNKKEVYFRLTSKGMEVYLDHEKTHKAAKDREMGFYSTFTGEEQKIVLKFLERSNNHLQNEMEKLRD; encoded by the coding sequence ATGAAAAAAATTATAGAAGAACTTATATTTGAAAAAATATCTGAATTTCTAGAAAAAGCAGAAGTATACAACCATATGTCCAATAAAAATAAGAGCTGGGATCTATCCTTGTCGGAGATCCACTGTATAGATAATATTGAAAAGCTGGAATCTCCAAATGTTACTTTGCTGGCAAATACAATGAAGATGACCAGAGGCGGAATAACAAAGATTACAAGAAAATTAATAAAAAAAGAGTTTATAACTAGTTTTAAAGAAGAGGGAAATAAAAAAGAGGTATATTTTAGATTAACTTCAAAGGGAATGGAAGTTTATTTAGACCATGAAAAGACCCATAAAGCAGCGAAAGACAGGGAGATGGGTTTTTATTCAACCTTTACCGGGGAAGAGCAGAAAATAGTCTTAAAGTTTCTGGAAAGATCAAATAATCATCTGCAAAATGAGATGGAAAAACTAAGAGATTAA
- a CDS encoding Crp/Fnr family transcriptional regulator translates to MKSSLIIEKFIDTYKLNNLFSKENINLFNLKKYSKGENILNAKDEVKHIYFIVSGGVDIHSFLASGRGIFINKLSPPEIFGDVEYLGETSMLFDVIANSNNTLIMSISFKAIETHLKDNSQLWRFLGVASTRKLLKTNSAILLKEGFNLKNILALHLVENDHLINFKSLNELSKELNVSYRNLTRIIKFFTDSGIIKKDRKSITTLDEKAIKKYAKEI, encoded by the coding sequence ATGAAAAGCAGTCTGATTATAGAAAAATTTATCGATACATATAAATTGAACAACCTGTTTTCTAAGGAAAATATCAATTTATTTAATTTAAAAAAATACTCCAAGGGAGAAAATATCCTCAACGCCAAAGATGAAGTAAAACACATCTATTTTATTGTGTCCGGGGGTGTTGATATCCACTCTTTTTTAGCCAGCGGCAGGGGTATCTTCATAAATAAATTATCCCCACCGGAAATATTTGGAGATGTGGAATATCTAGGAGAAACTTCCATGTTATTTGATGTAATTGCCAACTCTAACAACACCCTTATTATGAGTATCTCATTTAAGGCTATTGAAACGCATTTAAAGGACAACTCCCAGTTGTGGAGATTTTTAGGTGTGGCTTCTACCCGAAAATTATTAAAAACAAACAGTGCCATCCTCCTGAAGGAGGGGTTTAACCTAAAAAATATCTTAGCCCTTCATCTGGTTGAAAATGACCACCTTATAAATTTCAAATCTTTAAATGAGCTGTCCAAAGAATTGAATGTCAGTTATCGTAATCTGACCAGGATCATAAAGTTTTTTACAGATTCAGGAATAATAAAAAAAGACCGGAAGAGTATCACCACTCTGGATGAGAAGGCCATAAAAAAATATGCTAAAGAGATATAA
- a CDS encoding cyclase family protein produces MNLNLKTFDMPEKLREWAEKQDEHQARHVGTHIDVYNYSDLDLSLRLCRGVVVDVRGLDLIGYERVKKIEVEKGDFIIFRTGFMEKFGYGTEKYLNFKDAPFLTDEAVDSLIDRGVKFIGIDLHGIQHGKDHRKIDEYTESKGTYVIENMTNLDKISDIIQLKLEWDQKEGATAIPVEIEVFG; encoded by the coding sequence ATGAACTTAAATTTAAAAACTTTTGATATGCCGGAAAAACTTAGAGAGTGGGCCGAAAAGCAGGATGAACATCAGGCTAGACATGTAGGAACCCATATAGATGTATACAATTATTCTGATTTGGATCTGTCTTTAAGACTGTGCAGGGGAGTGGTGGTTGATGTCAGAGGTTTGGATCTCATAGGCTATGAAAGAGTAAAAAAAATTGAAGTTGAAAAAGGAGATTTTATTATTTTTAGAACTGGTTTCATGGAAAAATTCGGTTATGGGACGGAGAAATATTTGAATTTTAAAGATGCTCCATTTCTGACAGATGAAGCAGTGGATTCCCTCATAGACAGAGGAGTAAAATTTATAGGAATAGATCTCCATGGGATCCAGCATGGGAAGGATCATCGAAAGATAGATGAATATACAGAGTCCAAAGGAACCTATGTAATTGAAAATATGACTAATCTGGATAAAATTTCTGATATAATTCAATTGAAATTAGAATGGGATCAGAAAGAGGGAGCTACGGCTATTCCGGTAGAAATAGAAGTTTTCGGGTAG
- a CDS encoding BMP family lipoprotein: protein MKRIILFLMGLSLILLTACGKKEDSANAGNAGVKKVDYKVGIVLGLGGLGDKSFSDSAYKGLLKAEKELGVKIKYVEPTTLSEFDQFLTEFAEANYDLIIGVSFDAEKGIEKVAKEYPESNFVIIDSVVNLPNVKSIIFNQKEGSFLAGALGQMVTKNNSLGFIGAVDAPVIKSFYEGYEQGALYMNPNVEVKDIYVGGSNPFNDPARAKELAISMAENGVDVIFTVAGGSGRGVMEAIKGREDLYGIGVDSNQDGEVKGKILTSILKRVDVSVFDAASEGLAGNFTAGTLVLGLKENGMGTTDFEFSKEVIGEENLGKLEQIKKDLISGKIEIK from the coding sequence ATGAAAAGAATAATATTATTTTTAATGGGTTTAAGCTTGATTTTATTGACTGCTTGCGGGAAAAAAGAGGATTCTGCCAATGCCGGAAATGCAGGTGTAAAAAAAGTTGATTATAAAGTAGGAATAGTACTTGGTTTAGGCGGGTTAGGAGATAAATCTTTCAGTGATTCAGCTTATAAAGGTCTTTTGAAAGCGGAAAAAGAATTAGGTGTAAAAATTAAATATGTAGAGCCTACAACTCTTTCAGAATTTGATCAATTTTTAACTGAATTTGCAGAAGCAAATTATGACCTTATAATCGGTGTGAGTTTTGATGCTGAAAAAGGTATTGAAAAGGTAGCAAAAGAATACCCGGAAAGTAATTTTGTAATTATAGATTCAGTTGTAAATCTGCCAAATGTAAAATCTATAATCTTTAATCAAAAAGAAGGTTCTTTCTTAGCAGGAGCTTTAGGACAAATGGTAACCAAAAATAATTCATTGGGATTTATAGGAGCGGTAGACGCCCCGGTAATAAAGAGTTTTTATGAGGGTTATGAGCAGGGAGCTCTTTATATGAATCCAAATGTTGAAGTAAAGGATATATATGTTGGTGGAAGCAACCCGTTCAATGACCCTGCCAGAGCAAAGGAATTGGCTATATCAATGGCAGAAAACGGTGTGGATGTTATTTTTACAGTAGCAGGTGGATCTGGTAGAGGAGTTATGGAAGCTATAAAAGGCAGGGAAGATTTATATGGGATCGGTGTAGATTCAAACCAGGATGGAGAAGTAAAAGGGAAAATCCTAACTTCAATCTTAAAAAGAGTGGACGTATCTGTATTTGATGCAGCTTCAGAGGGATTAGCCGGAAACTTTACAGCTGGAACACTTGTTTTAGGATTAAAAGAAAATGGAATGGGAACTACTGACTTTGAATTTTCTAAAGAAGTTATCGGAGAGGAAAATTTAGGTAAATTAGAACAAATAAAGAAAGATCTTATCTCGGGAAAGATTGAAATAAAATAA